The following proteins are encoded in a genomic region of Alnus glutinosa chromosome 8, dhAlnGlut1.1, whole genome shotgun sequence:
- the LOC133876441 gene encoding GDSL esterase/lipase At5g62930 has translation MTQMRPQIVLFGDSITEHSFRSGGWGAALADTYSRKADIVNRGYGGYNTRWTLFLLHQLFPLDSTKPPVAATIFFGANDAALLGRTSERQHVPVEEYKENLRRIVHHLKECSPTMLVVLITPPPVDEAGRKEYAQSVYGEKAADLPERTNEVTELYAKQCIALAQEMGLRSIDLWSKMQETEGWQKKFLSDGLHLTPEGNAMVYQEVIRVFNEAWLSAGEMPYDFPHHSEIDGRNPEQAFQQQCL, from the exons ATGACTCAAATGAGGCCTCAGATCGTGCTGTTCGGAGATTCGATAACGGAGCATTCGTTCAGATCAGGAGGATGGGGAGCTGCTCTTGCTGACACTTATTCTCGCAAG GCTGATATAGTGAATCGTGGGTATGGTGGGTACAATACCAGATGGACTTTGTTCTTGCTGCATCAACTTTTCCCTCTC GATTCTACAAAACCTCCTGTTGCCGCAACAATTTTCTTTGGGGCTAATGATGCAGCTCTTTTGGGGAGAACCAGTGAAAGACAACATGTTCCTGTTGAAGAGTACAAGGAGAATCTCAGAAGAATTGTTCATCATTTGAAG GAATGCTCCCCCACCATGCTAGTCGTGCTTATTACTCCACCCCCAGTTGATGAGGCTGGACGAAAAGAATATGCTCA ATCCGTATATGGAGAGAAAGCTGCGGACCTGCCGGAAAGGACAAATGAAGTGACAGAACTTTATGCCAAGCAGTGCATTGCGCTAGCTCAGGAAATGGGTCTCCGCTCAATTGATCTATGGTCAAAAATGCAGGAAACAGAGGGTTGGCAGAAGAAATTCTTAAG TGATGGGTTGCATCTGACACCAGAAGGCAATGCAATGGTATACCAAGAAGTCATAAGAGTGTTCAACGAAGCATGGCTTTCTGCTGGAGAAATGCCATATGATTTCCCTCACCACTCAGAAATTGATGGGAGGAACCCTGAGCAAGCATTCCAGCAACAATGCTTATGA